The Crassaminicella indica genomic interval TACGACTAAAGAAGTTCTTATTACCTATTCCTTCGATGTAAGAATTATAAATGGCACACATATATCACCATTTATTGAAGAACAAATCAATAAAGCCACTATTCAATGGAATTTCAAAGAAGGAGAGCCTGCTGTTCCTGTTAGTATCTCTGAACCTTTACAGGTAAGAACACCAAATTTGCGAGGCATAAAGCAGCAACGTAATGTTACTAAAAATACGCACTTTAAAACACATAGATTAGATTATGAGGTAGGAGATGTTATTGAATATCTCATTTCTATAACAAATGATGGAGCTGAAAAAGCCTTTGATGCTGTCATTATAGATCACTTAGAGCCTTTTCTGTCCTTTAAAGCTGGTTCAATTATAACTACAAAAGGTTCAGCTTCTGAAGCAGGAGGAACAATCACATGGAATATTCCTGTTCTTGAAATAGATGAAACTGCAACGCTTATCTTTTCAGTAGATACACTGTCAGGAGTTGCAGCAGGTAAAACTATACTTGATAATGCAACTTATACATATAATACAAACAACAATAGCTTTGGTATTGAATTTGGTCCAGATAAAACTAACACAGTTCACTTAATATCTCCTTTTGTATCCATACTCAAAACATCTTCTATATCCGAAGGTGAAATCGGTGATGACATCACATATAGCATTAAACTTACCGTTCCTAATGGAACAATTGCATATACACCCAAGATACAAGATATGCTACCATTATCTCAAGATTATATCGGACCTGCATCAAGACAAGAACTCCCTAACCCACCAACAACTATAACGCCTATTTCTTTAAATCCTATTACTTTTGATAGTCCTACAATCGATGCTTCCTCGGGTGAAAAAGTAGTTATATATAAATTTATAGCAAGAATTGTTGATTCTACACACAATCAGCCATTTACAGAAATACAAACAAATTATTCACAAATACAATGGGCAATTCGTCCTGAAGGACCTTTATCTAGAATAAAAAAATCTAGTATAAATATTACAGCTAAAACACCAAATATAACTGTTATAAAAGAACAAAAAAAAGCTTCAGATACAAATTATACTACCAATCATCTTTCTGCACTGCCAAATGAGGAAATACATTATCGTCTCACAATAAACTCAAATGGTGCTACAACCGCTTATAAAGTAAAAGTGGTAGATGTGTTAAATGAATTTTTTGAGTATGATCGAACAATTTTAGGTCCTTCTCCAATAATAACCGGAAATACTATAGAATGGAATATCGGAAATATTGATACAAAAGATACTTTTATTATCGAATTTGCAGTAAAAATAAAACCTGGTATAGGTGCAGGAGCACAAATTCCTAATCAGGTAAAAGTATTTTATGATTCAAATACAATAAATGCTATCACTTATCATGCTAGCTCCAATAAAGTATTAATCGATATTCCACCTTTACAGTTTGAAAAATCTGCTGATAAATCTATTGCAGCTCTTGGAGATGAAATCACTTATACCCTAAAAGTTATTATTCCAGATGGTGTAAATGCTTACAATGTTGTCATAAAGGATACCATTCCATTTTGTCAAGAGTATAAACCTTCAAGCTGGTCACCTGGAACCCCTATTGTATCTCCATCATTAAAAGAAATTGTATTTAATGAATCTACTTCTCCTTTAATAGGTACGAAAGAATATACTTTTAAGACAATCGTCAAATGCGATAGAGTAGAAATTCAAACAAATCATTCACAAATATCTTGGAACATTTTACCTTCAGGACCTCAAGCTCCGCCAATTTCTAGCTTTGTAGATGTTACTGTGAAAAATCCCAATATCCAAGTAACAAAAGAACAAAGTATACATGCGACAGGTCCTTTTACAAAAGACTTGATAAAAGGTATAAAAGCGAATGATACAATATATTATAAAATAACCTTAGAAAATATAGGTCAAACCCCTGCTTATAATATTATTACTACAGATTTGCTCGATAATAATTTAATTTACATGGGGCCTGTAGGAAACTATCTTGGTACAATTACACCTGATCCTCCAACAGGAAATCCCAATGGTACAATTATGTGGACACTACCCGTATTAGAAGCAGGTTCTTCTACATCATTTATCTTTCAAGTAAATATTGTATCAGGATTTATAACAGGTTCTAATGTAATAAATCAAGCTTCGACAAAGTACGATACATCCATTGATCACCCTGTTACTATAGGTCCTATTTTGTCTAATCAAGTAGGCTTTGAATTTATATCCCCAACTATTTCCAAAACCGTAAAAGATGATATCAAATTCTTAGGAGATATAATAACCTACACAATAGAAATAAATATTCCAGATGGAGGTATCGCCCATGATGCTCAAGTAAAGGACCTCTTACCACTTGATCAAAGCTATGTAGCTGATAGCTTAAGAAAAAACGGATCAAAAATAATCCCTTATTCTACTTCTCCACTTATATTTGAAGCAGCTAAAGATCTAACAGGCACAATCATTTATACTTTTGAAGCCCAAATTGATTCTATGTCATCAACACCTCAAGATAAACAAACAAACGAAGCTATTTTAACTTGGAGAACTAAACCATCTTCTCCTCTAAGTACTATTGCTGATACCACAAATGTATATGTAACAAACAGTGATATTTCAATATCTAAAGCACAGAGGAACTTCACAGCTGATAATTCCAGCCCTTTTACTACAAATCCTATACAAGTTTCTGTTGGAGATGTTATACACTATCAGTTTACAGTAGAAAACCTTAATCCTAATTATCCAATTTATAATGTTAAAATAAAAGATCCTTTAAATAGTTTATTAAAATATTTACAGCCTATTGAACCTTTTCCTCCTGGTATAATAATTCATACAGGAGAACCTCAAGGAGGAGAAGTTACTTGGAACATTGAACACATTCCACCATTTGGAAAATACAGAGCAATTATCGCATTAGAAATATTACCCGGTGCAGGAGCACAAAGCACTATTTTGAATACTTCATCTGCAACATTTTCAGCAGTTCAAGAGCCTCCTGTTCTCATATATGGTCCAAAGGTTTCAAATACACTAAGTGCACAACTACCATCTTTACAAATAGAAAAAAATGTTTCAAAAACTACAGTAGAAATTGGAGAAATCATTAAGTATACACTATCCTTAACTGTACCATATGGCACTATTGCCTATAATGTTATTGTACAGGATCTGTTGCCCCCACAACAAATATATATTGGTGAAGCTACTAAAAATGGTTCTCCAGTATTTCCTACTATCGATGGACAAAAAATTACCTTTGCTCAAGAAGCCTTAATAGATGCATCATCTAATATAAAAAATATCATCTATACCTTCAAAGCACGAGTTATAAAAGGAAATACCTCATTTCCATATACAGAAACACAAATAAATCATGTTACAACAAATTGGCATATTGATCCAAATGGCACTCCCGCATTACCCGTTACTAATTCAAAAGCTATAGTTGTAAACAATCCATTTTTCTTTATTGGAAAAGAGCAAAGAAATGTTACAAAAAAAACAGCATTTGATACAAATGAATTAGCTGTTGAAGTAGGAGATATACTGGAATTTAAGCTAGTAGCACATAACTTTGGGAAAGCTTCAGCTTATAACGTTATAATAACAGATATATTATCTTCTTTTGATCAATATATAGAAGTAGTATCTATTTCATCTGGAAAAGTTGATTTTGATAGTTCTAGCAATACTATTATTTGGACCATAGATATTTTACCACCTCAAAGTGTTGAATTTTTCATATTCAAAATTAAAATATTAGGAGGCGTATCTGCTGGTGGATCAGATACAAATATAGCCACTGCTTTTTATGATACCAATAAAGCTACACCTATTACTGTTGGTCCTTTTGAAAGTAATAAAGTCATTCATAGATATCCTAACATATTGATTACAAAAACTGCTGATTCAAAAAACGTTATTATTGGGGATATCATTACTTATACAGTCCGTTTTACATTACCAAATGGTACAATTGCACTTAATGGGCAATTTACAGATACTCTACCAATAGGTCAAGTATATTATGATTATGCTACTTTGAACGGCAAGCCCATTGAGCCTGTAGAAGTCAATGGACAATTTATTGCTTTTCCTATTATTCCTTACTCTTATGCAAAAGAAAAAGATCTAACCTTTACTTATCAATTTTTAGCTAAAGTTATCTCTGTAGATGTAAATCCTATTACACTCATAGAAACACAAACAAATGAAGCTGTAGGAAAATGGTTTTTAAACCCATCTACATCTGCACAACCTGTTAATGCTTTAAAAAATATTTATGCTACAAATAGCAAAATTGAAATAAAAAAACTTCAAAGGAATGTTTCAAAATGTGGTCATTTTACAACAGAACCCATTCCAGGTAATAAGAAAAACATCATTGAGTATAGTATTACTATTGATAATACTAGCCCTAACACAGTATATAATATAATCACCGAAGATAACTTATCTCCTCAGTTGCAATTTATATCGCCTATTTCTGTCCCAATAGGAACACTTACTCACTCTAATGGAACAATCACATGGTCTATTCCTTCATTGACTGCAAATAATTCAGTAACAGCTATATTTTCTGTTAAAATTATAGCTACAAAAACACCTATTATCAACTATGCAACAAGCAGTTTTCACATTACACCAACAGACCCTAATATATTTTTCAGCAATCCTTCAAATATTACAGTCATACGAACAGATAATTGTACTGCTGTTTTTACAATTGGACTAAATATAAAAATTTCTACACAAAAAAACGTAGATCTACTTATTCCTACTCATGGATATTGCAAGCTCTTAGAAGATCAGCATAAACATCATAACAATAAATAATTTTAATATTCCCCCTTTTGATCTTATTCATATATGATCAAAAGGGGGAAACTATTAAATCAACAACACAAATAAAAACATATTCCATAATAGTGATTTAGTTACAATAATTCCTACTTTTTAACTTTTATTTTTAAAATTTCCTCATTTTTATACAAGCTTTTTTCAATGCTCTCTACTTTATCCATATTGGTAATCACAATAGGTGTTATAGTGTCTTTTCCCGATTTTTCTATATAATCTAAATCTACTTCAATAATAGCTGTTCCTTTTTTTACGTCTGTTCCAACTTCTACAAGTCTTGTAAACCCTTTTCCTTTTAAATTTACTGTATCTATCCCAATATGCACTAATATTTCCAATCCTTCTTTTGTAGTTATTCCAAAAGCATGATTTGTAGCAAATATTTGGGTAATCTTTCCATCACAAGGAGCAACTGCAATATTACTACTTGGCCTTATCGCTATACCATCTCCAAGCATCTTACTTGAAAAAACAGGATCACTTACTTCTTCTATATCTACTATTTTTCCTTGGAAAGGAGCTTGCAGTATAATTTCCTTATTTTTACTAAAAAAACTTAACATTTTTCATCCTCCTACAAATATTCTTCTTTTAATTTTTCTAAATCTAATTTTGATGCAGCTTCCTTATCTACAACAAAAACTACATCAGGATGTAATTGTAAAACAGATGCAGGGAGTTCAGGAGTTATTTTCCTATAAATAGCTCCATAAATTGCCTCTGCTTTTTCTTTACCACTTGCTAAAAGCATAATCTTTTTAGCATGCATAATAGTTTTTATTCCCATACTTATAGCTTTTGTCGGTACATCCTTTATAGAATCAAAAAACCTTGAATTATCCTGTATAGTCTGTTCATCTAATTTAACCATATGAGTAAGGGCTTCAAATTTTATATCTGGTTCATTAAATCCTATATGTCCATTTCTTCCTATCCCTAAAACTTGTAAATCTATACCTCCACAGCTTCTGATCTTTCTTTCATATGCTAAAGATTCTTTATTAATATCTTTAGCCATACCGTTTGGTATATTTACTTTTTTCATATCAATATTTACATATCTGAAAAAATTTTCATACATATAATAATAATAGCTTTTATCGTTTTTTTTACTTAGACCGCAATATTCATCTAAATTAAAAGTAGTTACTTCTTCAAAGTCAATATGACCATCTTCATATGTTTTTATAAGCTGCTTATACATTCCTAAAGGCGTAGAACCAGTAGCAAATCCTAAAACGCTATTAGGCTTTAAAATCATTTGGCTAGCTACAATATTGGCAGCTTTTTTACTCATCTGATCATAATCATCAACACAAATAATCCTCATTGGTATTCACCTCATATACAATATTTCCATCAATTATAGTACTAATCACATTCATACTCTCATCAAAAATAACCAAATCTGCAATTTTCCCTTTTTGAATACTTCCTAATTGATCATCTACTCCTATAGCTCTTGCTGGATTTAAACTTGCCATATTTATAATTTCATTGATTTTATAATCAGTATAATCCCTAATATTCCTTACAGCTTCATTTAACTTAAGTATACTTCCTGCTAATGTTCCATCCTCAAGCTTTGCAGATTCTTTATCTACAATTACCTTTTTTCCTCCCAATTCATATTCTCCACAGGGCATACATCCTGCTCGCATAGAATCTGTAATTAAAATAACTAATTCTTTTTTATTTATACTGATAAATGCCTGAAAAAAACCTTTATGCACATGAATCTTATCTGCGATGAGTTCACAGAATATATCTCTTGAAAATACCGCTCCCATAACCCCTGGGTTTCTGTGATGAAGCCCTGTCATAGCATTAAAGGTATGTGTTACATAATCAACTCCATCATCAATAGCTTTTAGTGCTTGTTCAAAAGTAGCACCTGTATGTCCTATAGCAAGCTTTATATTTTTATGCCTTTGCATACTTTCTATAAATATGCTATTTTCATCTTCTTCTGGTGCAAAAGTGATGATTTTTAATATGTCTAAATAAGGTTCCACCATCTTATATTCAGGTTTTATAATATATTTTTCATTTTGAGCCCCTCTATATTTTTTACTTATAAAAGGTCCTTCTAGGTGTGCACCCAAAATTTTTGCACCATCTAATTTTTTATGCATACATTCTCTAATATTTTCTAATGCTATTTTTATATCTTCTTTAGACATAGTCATTGTTGTAGGCAAAAAAGATGTTACACCTGTTTTTGCTATAGATTTCGAAATAGACTTTATTGCTTCAAATGTAGCATCCATGGTATCAAAACCTGCCGATCCATGTATATGCAAATCTATCAATCCAGGAGATACAAAATTGCCTTTTGCATCTATAACTTTTTTTACACCACTTAATTGTCTAAACTCATCTTTTTTTACTATATCTATTATTTTATGGTTATATAAAAGCACATAATTATTTAAAATACTATCTTCTAAGATAATTTTACCATTAATAATAGCTTTCACAAAATCCTCTCCTTACATTTTACCTATGAAGTTAAATATATTCATAAACTTTACAAATATATTTAATTCATAAATCAGGTAGAATGAAAAAGCTGTTATAACAGCTTCTTCATTCTAGTAGATAATATTTCTACCTTTGTTCCTACAATCACCTGTACATTTTTATCATTTATTTTTAATACACCCGATGCACCTAGATTTTTTAATTGTTTTTCATCAATAATTCCTGCATCCTTTAAAGTAAGCCTCAATCTTGTAATGCAAGAATCTAATTCTACAATATTTTCTTTTCCTCCTAAAGCTACTAGATATTCCTTAGCCAATCCATCTAAATCATCTGTCTTAGTAAGATCTGCTGAATTTTCCTCTATATCTTCTCTTCCTGGCGTTTTTATATCAAATTTTTTAATTGCAAATACAAATATAATATAATATGCAACAAAAAATACTAATCCTATAGGTATTAATAACCAGCCTTTAGTTGCTAAATTCATATTTATTCCAAAATCCAAAGCCCCTGCTGAAAATCCAAAACCATGATGAATTCCTAGCACATTTGTCACTGCTAGTGAAACCCCTGTTAGTATAGCATGGATTACATATAATCCTGGTGCTAAAAACATAAACATGAATTCAATTGGTTCTGTTATTCCTGTTAAGAATGCTGTAAAAGCTACAGATAACAAAGCCCCTCCTACTGCCTTTTTATTTTCTTTTTTTGCTGTAGTATACATAGCAAGTGCTGCTGCTGGAAGACCAAACATCATTACAGGGAAAAATCCAGTCATGAATATTCCAGCACTTGGATCTCCTGCAAAAAATCTTCCTAAGTCTCCTGTAGCTCCATTATACTCACCAAATACGAACCAAACAATACTATTTAATATGTGATGTAGTCCTGTTGGGATTAATAATCTATTTATTGTACCAAATACAAAATATCCGGGAGCACCTGCTCCTATAATCCAATTCGCTACAGCATCAATTACTCCTTGAACATATGGCCATACAAATCCATATGCCACACCGATAAGAATAGATGCAAAAGAAGTTATGATTGGAACAAATCTTTTTCCACCAAAGAATCCTAAAAAGTCTGGAAGCTTAATGTCATGATACTTATTATAAAGATTTCCTGCTACAAGCCCTGCAATCATTCCTGCTAAAACACCCATTTTTTTTACTTCTATAGCTTCATTAAAGGTTGGTGCAACTGCTGTTGCTGTAAAATAACCTATAGCACCCGCAAGACCTGCTGCACCATTATTATCTTTTGCAATGCCTATAGCTACACCAATAGCAAATAATATTGGAAGATTACCAAACACAGCATCTCCTGCTGCTGTAATAAAAGGAATGTCTAATAAAACCCCAAATCTTAAAAGCAAGGCTACTACTGGCATTACTGCAATAGGTAGCATTAAAGATTTACCTAGCTTCTGAAATTTTCCAAACGTATTACTCATAATAATTCCTCCCTTTTTAATAAGTTAATTTATTAAAAAAGGCATAAACCATTAGACAGAAAACTCTTTCCGTCTAGTAGGTTTACGCCTGATTTAACAGTAACGTTCCTGATTTCTCATTTAGTTTTTAATCTTTGTATATGAATTGCCATATACCCTAGCTCCTGTTCTGGAACCTCTACCTCATACTCTTGTTCAATTTTAACTTTTATCTTCTTGATA includes:
- a CDS encoding DUF11 domain-containing protein; this encodes MSISATNFILNLSPNPSKAVIGMNTNLDLLFSNTSTTERGYNLTLEATLPDGISFIDSSITPTSIINNPTGTITLQWINIKDLAPNEINYKIVLILKADENFRETGLPVPFDVPLTSIDIHATIDTLPRGNDDSGNEKIIKTASENFIPLRYDLLKSAPSKMPKGAGLVSPSKYPRWPYQYKLTIMNNSRTPSSVTLLDHLPNGVRYLGNLNVTGPDAPVLSNPTIIVPTGPESQDFVTLDWGSIELSANSVNTISFNAAIWDNYTVNGIENSGSKIPHRTPLENIATLDGLSGPIQSIVKTNAMDATINKSIDRNITDVGEINTYTLTYRINQYDNISSFVITDTIGNGQSYNHGSASIIPDSITVHPNGTTTLTWNLGLLITETTGNITFTTTVNTNYSTGNPVASGDTLFNNTNITGINQTTSTAAPDYSSANTSIKKPHIKKEILNYYYKDGTIKAFDVAAPLDQVEFRITYSSNNIKASQLNIEIDEYAPLNMGPLTASLPIIYNSTFPGPFSPFTVSPNGLRWKLGTTPGNNTWTATFKVPVKDIEFVGAKNNLAKLAGENTPGFAYSNRDQIKVNFGKPNIKFKKEVTGPNVNAIKAGETYTYTITISNPQNSEGTVVDAFEMDLTDIIPDDLTFNGIFNVIGTASYTTPIFSGQNVSMTIKKLAPDENLTFNFEVTVDSTIASGKILKNQAILQRPYSQPDRSYQYTGSPFKSSTTLKTEGIQLNKLITPMFAKIGDKVTYIVQATVPLGTTAYDIELIDEFQASTQSFILGSAKINNSSVIPSVSSGVVAFPKINFIDATTKEVLITYSFDVRIINGTHISPFIEEQINKATIQWNFKEGEPAVPVSISEPLQVRTPNLRGIKQQRNVTKNTHFKTHRLDYEVGDVIEYLISITNDGAEKAFDAVIIDHLEPFLSFKAGSIITTKGSASEAGGTITWNIPVLEIDETATLIFSVDTLSGVAAGKTILDNATYTYNTNNNSFGIEFGPDKTNTVHLISPFVSILKTSSISEGEIGDDITYSIKLTVPNGTIAYTPKIQDMLPLSQDYIGPASRQELPNPPTTITPISLNPITFDSPTIDASSGEKVVIYKFIARIVDSTHNQPFTEIQTNYSQIQWAIRPEGPLSRIKKSSINITAKTPNITVIKEQKKASDTNYTTNHLSALPNEEIHYRLTINSNGATTAYKVKVVDVLNEFFEYDRTILGPSPIITGNTIEWNIGNIDTKDTFIIEFAVKIKPGIGAGAQIPNQVKVFYDSNTINAITYHASSNKVLIDIPPLQFEKSADKSIAALGDEITYTLKVIIPDGVNAYNVVIKDTIPFCQEYKPSSWSPGTPIVSPSLKEIVFNESTSPLIGTKEYTFKTIVKCDRVEIQTNHSQISWNILPSGPQAPPISSFVDVTVKNPNIQVTKEQSIHATGPFTKDLIKGIKANDTIYYKITLENIGQTPAYNIITTDLLDNNLIYMGPVGNYLGTITPDPPTGNPNGTIMWTLPVLEAGSSTSFIFQVNIVSGFITGSNVINQASTKYDTSIDHPVTIGPILSNQVGFEFISPTISKTVKDDIKFLGDIITYTIEINIPDGGIAHDAQVKDLLPLDQSYVADSLRKNGSKIIPYSTSPLIFEAAKDLTGTIIYTFEAQIDSMSSTPQDKQTNEAILTWRTKPSSPLSTIADTTNVYVTNSDISISKAQRNFTADNSSPFTTNPIQVSVGDVIHYQFTVENLNPNYPIYNVKIKDPLNSLLKYLQPIEPFPPGIIIHTGEPQGGEVTWNIEHIPPFGKYRAIIALEILPGAGAQSTILNTSSATFSAVQEPPVLIYGPKVSNTLSAQLPSLQIEKNVSKTTVEIGEIIKYTLSLTVPYGTIAYNVIVQDLLPPQQIYIGEATKNGSPVFPTIDGQKITFAQEALIDASSNIKNIIYTFKARVIKGNTSFPYTETQINHVTTNWHIDPNGTPALPVTNSKAIVVNNPFFFIGKEQRNVTKKTAFDTNELAVEVGDILEFKLVAHNFGKASAYNVIITDILSSFDQYIEVVSISSGKVDFDSSSNTIIWTIDILPPQSVEFFIFKIKILGGVSAGGSDTNIATAFYDTNKATPITVGPFESNKVIHRYPNILITKTADSKNVIIGDIITYTVRFTLPNGTIALNGQFTDTLPIGQVYYDYATLNGKPIEPVEVNGQFIAFPIIPYSYAKEKDLTFTYQFLAKVISVDVNPITLIETQTNEAVGKWFLNPSTSAQPVNALKNIYATNSKIEIKKLQRNVSKCGHFTTEPIPGNKKNIIEYSITIDNTSPNTVYNIITEDNLSPQLQFISPISVPIGTLTHSNGTITWSIPSLTANNSVTAIFSVKIIATKTPIINYATSSFHITPTDPNIFFSNPSNITVIRTDNCTAVFTIGLNIKISTQKNVDLLIPTHGYCKLLEDQHKHHNNK
- a CDS encoding PTS sugar transporter subunit IIA, encoding MLSFFSKNKEIILQAPFQGKIVDIEEVSDPVFSSKMLGDGIAIRPSSNIAVAPCDGKITQIFATNHAFGITTKEGLEILVHIGIDTVNLKGKGFTRLVEVGTDVKKGTAIIEVDLDYIEKSGKDTITPIVITNMDKVESIEKSLYKNEEILKIKVKK
- the nagB gene encoding glucosamine-6-phosphate deaminase; the protein is MRIICVDDYDQMSKKAANIVASQMILKPNSVLGFATGSTPLGMYKQLIKTYEDGHIDFEEVTTFNLDEYCGLSKKNDKSYYYYMYENFFRYVNIDMKKVNIPNGMAKDINKESLAYERKIRSCGGIDLQVLGIGRNGHIGFNEPDIKFEALTHMVKLDEQTIQDNSRFFDSIKDVPTKAISMGIKTIMHAKKIMLLASGKEKAEAIYGAIYRKITPELPASVLQLHPDVVFVVDKEAASKLDLEKLKEEYL
- the nagA gene encoding N-acetylglucosamine-6-phosphate deacetylase, with the protein product MKAIINGKIILEDSILNNYVLLYNHKIIDIVKKDEFRQLSGVKKVIDAKGNFVSPGLIDLHIHGSAGFDTMDATFEAIKSISKSIAKTGVTSFLPTTMTMSKEDIKIALENIRECMHKKLDGAKILGAHLEGPFISKKYRGAQNEKYIIKPEYKMVEPYLDILKIITFAPEEDENSIFIESMQRHKNIKLAIGHTGATFEQALKAIDDGVDYVTHTFNAMTGLHHRNPGVMGAVFSRDIFCELIADKIHVHKGFFQAFISINKKELVILITDSMRAGCMPCGEYELGGKKVIVDKESAKLEDGTLAGSILKLNEAVRNIRDYTDYKINEIINMASLNPARAIGVDDQLGSIQKGKIADLVIFDESMNVISTIIDGNIVYEVNTNEDYLC
- the nagE gene encoding N-acetylglucosamine-specific PTS transporter subunit IIBC is translated as MSNTFGKFQKLGKSLMLPIAVMPVVALLLRFGVLLDIPFITAAGDAVFGNLPILFAIGVAIGIAKDNNGAAGLAGAIGYFTATAVAPTFNEAIEVKKMGVLAGMIAGLVAGNLYNKYHDIKLPDFLGFFGGKRFVPIITSFASILIGVAYGFVWPYVQGVIDAVANWIIGAGAPGYFVFGTINRLLIPTGLHHILNSIVWFVFGEYNGATGDLGRFFAGDPSAGIFMTGFFPVMMFGLPAAALAMYTTAKKENKKAVGGALLSVAFTAFLTGITEPIEFMFMFLAPGLYVIHAILTGVSLAVTNVLGIHHGFGFSAGALDFGINMNLATKGWLLIPIGLVFFVAYYIIFVFAIKKFDIKTPGREDIEENSADLTKTDDLDGLAKEYLVALGGKENIVELDSCITRLRLTLKDAGIIDEKQLKNLGASGVLKINDKNVQVIVGTKVEILSTRMKKLL